One genomic window of Camelina sativa cultivar DH55 chromosome 5, Cs, whole genome shotgun sequence includes the following:
- the LOC104788107 gene encoding uncharacterized protein LOC104788107, whose protein sequence is MSQNPSSHQTRTLFFLLCLLLGFGFCVDLGQSLKVPFSVNDVLPMLPRQVSWPVLNSFHNAVDLLPVFIGSVTPNNASLEWKGACFNGNEARLDITGSDRDVPGLGGGVLHLKTSKAHSLTCMDLYVFATPYRITWDYYFSARDHTLNFDSWEEKAELEYVKEHGVSVFLMPSGMLGTLLSLIDVLPLFSNTAWGQNANLAFLTKHMGATFEKRPQPWRSTINPEDVHSGDFLALSKIRGRWGGFETLEKWVTGAFAGHTAVCLKDDLGNLWVGESGHENEKGEEIIVVIPWDEWWELTLKDNSNPQVALLPLHPDIRARFNNTAAWEYARSMLGKPYGYHNMIFSWIDTLADNYPPPLDAHLVISVMSMWTRVQPAYAANMWNEALNKRLGTEDLDLYGILEETARRGMSFDELLTIPEQDEWVYSDGKSTTCVAFILAMYKAAGVFDPLADHIQVTEFTIRDAYTLKLYENNQTRLPSWCNTEEGKLEFCQILGEYRMELPGYNTIDPYPNMNENCPSLPPNYERPSKC, encoded by the exons ATGTCTCAGAACCCATCATCACATCAGACTCGtaccctcttcttcctcttatgccttcttctagggtttggtttctgcGTTGACCTGGGTCAATCCCTGAAGGTTCCTTTCAGCGTTAACGATGTTCTTCCGATGCTACCTCGTCAAGTCTCGTGGCCCGTTTTGAACAGTTTCCACAACGCTGTGGATTTGTTGCCTGTTTTTATCGGGTCCGTTACTCCTAATAACGCGTCTCTTGAGTGGAAAGGTGCTTGCTTTAATGGCAACGAAGCTCGCCTCGATATCACCGGTAGTGATCGTGACGTCCCTGGACTCGGCGGTGGCGTTCTCCATCTCAAA ACATCTAAGGCACATAGCTTGACATGTATGGACCTATATGTCTTTGCAACGCCATACAGGATCACTTGGGACTACTATTTCTCTGCTAGAGATCATACTTTGAACTTCGATTCCTGGGAAGAGAAAGCTGAGTTAGAATat GTGAAGGAGCATGGAGTTTCAGTGTTTCTAATGCCATCAGGGATGCTAGGGACGTTGCTTTCTTTGATTGATGTGTTGCCTCTTTTCTCCAACACTGCTTGGGGACAGAATGCTAATTTGGCTTTCTTGACGAAACATATGGGTGCTACGTTTGAGAAACGGCCTCAACCTTGGCGGTCAACGATTAATCCTGAAGATGTGCATTCTGGCGATTTCTTGGCGCTGTCAAAGATTAGAGGTAGATGGGGTGGTTTTGAGACGTTAGAGAAATGGGTGACTGGTGCTTTTGCTGGTCATACTGCTGTTTGTTTGAAGGATGATTTGGGGAATCTTTGGGTTGGTGAATCAGGACATGAGAATGAAAAG GGTGAAGAAATCATTGTTGTGATTCCTTGGGATGAGTGGTGGGAACTGACTTTGAAGGATAATTCAAATCCTCAAGTTGCTTTGCTTCCTCTACATCCTGATATCCGAGCAAGGTTCAACAATACTGCTGCGTGGGAATATGCACGGAGCATGTTAGGCAAACCGTATGGATATCACAACATGATATTTAGCTGGATTGATACTCTGGCCGATAACTACCCACCTCCCCTTGATGCTCACTTG GTTATTTCTGTCATGTCTATGTGGACTCGTGTACAACCTGCATATGCTGCAAATATGTGGAACGAGGCACTGAATAAACGACTTGGCACTGAG GATCTGGATTTGTATGGGATTCTTGAAGAAACAGCGAGGCGTGGAATGTCGTTTGATGAGTTACTGACCATCCCTGAACAGGATGAGTGGGTTTATAGCGACGGGAAATCAACTACATGCGTTGCTTTCATCCTTGCAATGTACAAAGCTGCTGGTGTTTTCGACCCTCTTGCTGATCACATTCAAGTCACTGAGTTCACC ATCCGAGATGCGTACACTCTGAAGTTATATGAAAATAACCAGACTCGGCTACCGAGTTGGTGCAACACAGAGGAAGGGAAGCTTGAGTTCTGTCAGATTCTGGGTGAATACAGAATGGAGTTACCTGGTTATAACACCATTGACCCATATCCCAACATGAACGAGAATTGCCCTTCTTTACCTCCTAATTATGAGAGGCCATCTAAGTGTTAG
- the LOC104788106 gene encoding zinc finger MYND domain-containing protein 15 isoform X2, translated as MRRVDLLNDFPFTFTEEATVQVSRKQESRCSFLSKRDLRHVGMWMYECNCGASASFSSYHSFKNEGWHLPSSSCPCRGPLYPVTKELCSWTDYFEWRKIPLDSPVALLLHWPLTIYHAIQAIGMGNLTPQISDELRIHYLGPQKELGQLGVFAELLALFPGLRIRIELVGPDVPQQLDGEMISLSRYSPCMEEECECKYSCEIPNPGKESAMSSAVSLQLHRGFYHDRYSDITKDSPLPHIVIAPNAGVAAYPSWLPTIELIKEIKVPAVFTDYCEEACHLAACCIKTITGQPLSLPIELNPFRQPMAVEESPLFIPCYSNCFIFAM; from the exons ATGCGTCGTGTTGATCTGTTAAATGATTTCCCATTTACATTTACAGAAGAAGCTACGGTTCAG GTTAGTCGAAAACAAGAGAGTAGGTGCTCGTTTCTCAGCAAAAGGGATTTACGTCATGTTGGAATGTGGATGTATGAGTGTAACTGTGGAGCCTCTGCTTCTTTTTCGTCTTATCATAG TTTTAAAAATGAAGGTTGGCATCTGCCGAGCTCTTCGTGTCCATGTCGTG GCCCTTTATATCCAGTTACAAAGGAGCTTTGTAGTTGGACGGATTATTTCGAGTGGAGAAAGATACCTTTAGATTCTCCTGTAGCTCTACTTCTCCACTGG CCACTTACGATATATCATGCAATTCAAGCCATTGGGATGGGAAATTTGACTCCCCAAATAAGTGATGAACTTCGTATACATTATCTTG GGCCTCAGAAAGAGCTTGGCCAACTTGGTGTCTTCGCTGAACTGCTAGCTCTCTTCCCTGGTTTGCGCATACGCATAGAGCTTGTTGGACCTGACGTTCCACAACAATT GGATGGAGAGATGATCTCGCTTAGCAGATACTCCCCTTGCATGGAAGAAGAATGCGAATGTAAGTATTCATGTGAAATTCCCAATCCCGGTAAAGAATCTGCCATGTCTTCAGCTGTGTCGTTACAGCTCCATAGAGGATTTTACCATGATCGTTACAGTGACATAACAAAG GATTCACCTCTTCCTCACATAGTGATTGCGCCAAACGCCGGTGTCGCTGCATATCCAAGTTGGTTGCCAACTATT GAACTGATAAAGGAGATAAAAGTCCCAGCTGTATTCACTGATTACTGTGAAGAAGCTTGTCATCTGGCGGCTTGTTGCATTAAAACAATCACAGGACAACCTCTATCATTACCT ATTGAGTTGAATCCATTTAGACAGCCGATGGCGGTGGAGGAGAGTCCTCTGTTTATCCCTTGCTACTCAAACTGCTTCATCTTCGCAATGTAA
- the LOC104788108 gene encoding metalloendoproteinase 2-MMP, which produces MRFCVFGFLSLFLIVSPASAWFFPNNSTTIPPSLRNTTRVFWDAFSNFTGCHHGQNVDGLYRIKKYFQRFGYIPETFSGNFTDDFDDILKAAVELYQRNFRLKVTGELDALTIKHIVIPRCGNPDVVNGTSLMHSGRRKTFEVNFSRTHLHAVKRYTLFPGEPRWPKDRRDLTYAFDPRNPLTEEVKGVFARAFGRWSDVTALNFTRSESFSTSDITIGFYTGDHGDGEPFDGVLGTLAHAFSPPSGKFHLDADENWVVSGDLDSFLSVTAAVDLESVAVHEIGHLLGLGHSSVEDSIMYPTITTGRRKVDLTNDDVEGIQYLYGANPNFNGTSPPSTTTRQRDTGSFFGAAWRINGSLRSTIFSILLSTIGLVLWLP; this is translated from the coding sequence ATGAGGTTTTGTGTTTTCGGGTTTTTATCGCTTTTCTTGATTGTTTCTCCTGCCTCCGCTTGGTTCTTCCCCAACAACTCCACCACAATACCACCGTCTCTACGTAACACCACACGCGTTTTCTGGGACGCTTTCTCCAATTTCACCGGTTGTCACCACGGTCAAAACGTTGATGGTCTCTACCGTATCAAAAAATACTTCCAGCGTTTTGGTTACATTCCTGAAACGTTTTCAGGGAATTTCACcgatgattttgatgatattctcaAAGCAGCCGTCGAATTGTACCAGAGAAATTTCAGGCTTAAAGTTACAGGTGAGCTCGACGCACTCACCATCAAACACATCGTGATCCCGCGTTGTGGTAATCCCGACGTGGTGAACGGTACCTCGTTGATGCACAGCGGGAGAAGAAAGACCTTCGAGGTCAACTTCTCCCGCACGCATTTGCACGCGGTTAAACGCTACACGTTGTTTCCAGGCGAGCCACGGTGGCCGAAAGACCGCCGTGACTTGACCTACGCGTTCGACCCGAGAAACCCGTTGACCGAAGAGGTCAAGGGCGTTTTCGCACGCGCTTTTGGCCGTTGGTCCGACGTGACAGCTTTGAATTTCACGCGCTCTGAATCGTTCTCGACGTCGGACATCACTATCGGATTCTACACGGGAGATCACGGAGACGGAGAGCCTTTCGACGGCGTGTTAGGAACCTTAGCTCACGCTTTCTCTCCTCCGAGTGGGAAGTTCCACCTCGACGCAGACGAGAACTGGGTTGTCTCCGGAGACCTAGACAGTTTCCTTTCAGTCACGGCGGCGGTTGATCTTGAATCCGTGGCGGTTCACGAGATCGGTCATCTTCTCGGTTTAGGACATTCCTCGGTGGAGGATTCCATCATGTATCCGACGATCACAACGGGGAGACGTAAGGTTGACTTAACAAATGATGACGTGGAAGGAATCCAGTACTTATACGGTGCGAACCCTAACTTCAACGGCACGTCACCACCGTCTACAACCACTCGCCAACGAGACACAGGTTCCTTCTTCGGTGCTGCTTGGAGAATCAACGGTTCATTGAGATCGACAATTTTCAGTATCTTGTTATCAACCATCGGACTGGTCTTGTGGTTACCttag
- the LOC104788106 gene encoding zinc finger MYND domain-containing protein 15 isoform X1, with protein sequence MECAARGFTTRCVGPPTRRCGQCGAVAYCSVSHQTSHWSYHKEECERLEEQMRRVDLLNDFPFTFTEEATVQVSRKQESRCSFLSKRDLRHVGMWMYECNCGASASFSSYHSFKNEGWHLPSSSCPCRGPLYPVTKELCSWTDYFEWRKIPLDSPVALLLHWPLTIYHAIQAIGMGNLTPQISDELRIHYLGPQKELGQLGVFAELLALFPGLRIRIELVGPDVPQQLDGEMISLSRYSPCMEEECECKYSCEIPNPGKESAMSSAVSLQLHRGFYHDRYSDITKDSPLPHIVIAPNAGVAAYPSWLPTIELIKEIKVPAVFTDYCEEACHLAACCIKTITGQPLSLPIELNPFRQPMAVEESPLFIPCYSNCFIFAM encoded by the exons ATGGAGTGTGCCGCGCGTGGCTTTACGACGCGGTGCGTTGGTCCACCGACGCGGAGGTGTGGCCAGTGTGGTGCTGTAGCGTATTGCTCCGTCTCTCATCAG ACTTCACATTGGAGCTATCACAAGGAAGAATGTGAAAGATTAGAAGAGCAAATGCGTCGTGTTGATCTGTTAAATGATTTCCCATTTACATTTACAGAAGAAGCTACGGTTCAG GTTAGTCGAAAACAAGAGAGTAGGTGCTCGTTTCTCAGCAAAAGGGATTTACGTCATGTTGGAATGTGGATGTATGAGTGTAACTGTGGAGCCTCTGCTTCTTTTTCGTCTTATCATAG TTTTAAAAATGAAGGTTGGCATCTGCCGAGCTCTTCGTGTCCATGTCGTG GCCCTTTATATCCAGTTACAAAGGAGCTTTGTAGTTGGACGGATTATTTCGAGTGGAGAAAGATACCTTTAGATTCTCCTGTAGCTCTACTTCTCCACTGG CCACTTACGATATATCATGCAATTCAAGCCATTGGGATGGGAAATTTGACTCCCCAAATAAGTGATGAACTTCGTATACATTATCTTG GGCCTCAGAAAGAGCTTGGCCAACTTGGTGTCTTCGCTGAACTGCTAGCTCTCTTCCCTGGTTTGCGCATACGCATAGAGCTTGTTGGACCTGACGTTCCACAACAATT GGATGGAGAGATGATCTCGCTTAGCAGATACTCCCCTTGCATGGAAGAAGAATGCGAATGTAAGTATTCATGTGAAATTCCCAATCCCGGTAAAGAATCTGCCATGTCTTCAGCTGTGTCGTTACAGCTCCATAGAGGATTTTACCATGATCGTTACAGTGACATAACAAAG GATTCACCTCTTCCTCACATAGTGATTGCGCCAAACGCCGGTGTCGCTGCATATCCAAGTTGGTTGCCAACTATT GAACTGATAAAGGAGATAAAAGTCCCAGCTGTATTCACTGATTACTGTGAAGAAGCTTGTCATCTGGCGGCTTGTTGCATTAAAACAATCACAGGACAACCTCTATCATTACCT ATTGAGTTGAATCCATTTAGACAGCCGATGGCGGTGGAGGAGAGTCCTCTGTTTATCCCTTGCTACTCAAACTGCTTCATCTTCGCAATGTAA